The Chryseobacterium indicum genome includes a window with the following:
- a CDS encoding non-ribosomal peptide synthetase, with product MIFQNALLKSLHTHQKNTAIDNNGISVSYSELLKKSNKITSFLLKQNLAPETIIGLSFDSKEALIYSMIGSLNARCTIVPIDISMPEKRLQMMAEEMNLQYLITSEKNSSLGKTIGIDPFLIEDIFNNDNGEDVQNIEYPAFDKEDSIYIYFTSGSTGKPKGIIGKNNSLLQFLNWEIQEFNIDGNTKVSQLIYPYFDAFLRDVFVPLLSGGTICIPPADEDFFTPEKLTKWIKASGVNLIHCVPSLFRIINNDQLTSESYPELKNVLLSGEKINPAELKKWYSLFGERIQLTNLYGATETTMIRFFYHIKPEDANLSKISIGKPIADTEFFIADKNLKKCSPFVIGDLYIISDYMTKGYLNEPELNSEKFILIDAENGEKKRGFKTGDKARVMPNGEIDLMGREDNQIKINGIRIETDGIENTLISSGVLKNAVVFKHPEGEFLISFVIPSEKTQGIEEMLKKHLEANLPSYMIPSDIIQVDDFPLLDNGKINFKELLQSVTKNDIIVPANETEEGLLKIWKEILGEEKEISTTSNFHNIGGNSLAIMRLIGKIYKEYNVRFTLSELFSNLTIIQQAQHIKASGKDNTLVIQKAEPKDSYKLSAAQERIYYNYELNKQSTAFNLPMIWKIEGDFNEEKLNESINNLIERHESLRTEFRFVEGEIRQMIKDKVDFSVEIIHADENIDKAITAFIRPFVLDAAPLFRCGIVYSNNETYIIVDLYHIICDGMSQNNLFSDLMKLYNNEQLPLLPLQYKDYSEWEHAFRHTNDYISHREFWLKMFEGNIPDSKFPVSDENIDHSIDSGGTATFKIDIRTIKKVTESLKTEEITTFSSLFSMFFLYLSQFTGQEDIVIGINSSGRLQDELEDVVGMFTKTLPVRYHLNENMTFSDFAKEVHKVLVQAHSSQIYDLADIVKEINNNRNIAVKQLFDVMFVFQNFEAKKVDLQDIQLSAYEFENKTYKYPITLFASEGDDAMYFRMEYSALHFTAADIEIIISQFRDLIIKISDNMDKNLIDYFDNELIVSSLDTDEINFNF from the coding sequence ATGATTTTTCAAAACGCATTACTGAAAAGCTTACATACACATCAGAAAAATACAGCTATTGATAATAACGGAATATCTGTATCGTATTCAGAATTATTAAAAAAGTCAAATAAAATCACCAGCTTTTTGTTAAAACAAAATCTTGCCCCCGAAACTATTATAGGACTTAGTTTTGACAGTAAAGAAGCACTAATATATTCTATGATAGGTTCTTTAAATGCTAGATGTACAATAGTTCCTATCGATATTTCAATGCCGGAGAAAAGACTTCAGATGATGGCCGAAGAAATGAATCTTCAATATCTTATTACTTCTGAAAAGAACTCTTCCTTAGGAAAAACCATTGGGATCGATCCTTTTCTTATTGAAGATATATTCAATAATGATAATGGAGAAGATGTTCAGAATATTGAGTACCCTGCTTTTGATAAGGAAGATAGTATTTATATATATTTCACTTCCGGATCAACAGGTAAGCCTAAAGGAATTATAGGAAAAAACAACAGCCTTTTGCAATTTTTAAATTGGGAAATACAGGAATTCAATATTGATGGCAATACTAAAGTAAGCCAATTAATTTACCCTTATTTTGATGCCTTTTTAAGAGATGTATTTGTTCCGTTATTATCAGGAGGTACCATTTGTATTCCTCCTGCAGATGAAGATTTTTTCACGCCTGAAAAACTTACGAAATGGATAAAAGCTTCCGGTGTTAATCTTATCCATTGTGTACCAAGCTTATTCAGAATTATAAATAATGATCAATTGACGAGCGAAAGCTATCCCGAACTGAAAAATGTTTTACTGTCCGGAGAGAAAATAAATCCGGCTGAGCTTAAAAAATGGTATAGTCTGTTTGGAGAGAGAATTCAGTTAACAAACCTTTATGGAGCAACTGAAACTACAATGATCAGATTTTTTTACCACATAAAGCCGGAAGATGCTAATCTTTCTAAAATATCAATAGGAAAGCCGATTGCAGATACCGAATTCTTTATCGCAGATAAAAATCTTAAAAAATGCAGCCCTTTTGTTATTGGCGATCTTTATATCATTTCCGATTATATGACGAAAGGATACCTGAATGAGCCTGAGTTGAACAGTGAAAAATTCATTCTTATTGATGCAGAAAACGGTGAGAAAAAGCGCGGCTTTAAAACAGGAGATAAAGCCAGAGTAATGCCGAACGGAGAGATTGATCTGATGGGAAGAGAAGACAATCAGATTAAAATAAACGGAATAAGAATTGAAACTGACGGAATTGAAAATACATTAATATCTTCTGGAGTTCTTAAGAATGCCGTTGTTTTTAAACATCCTGAAGGAGAATTTCTGATCTCTTTTGTCATTCCTTCCGAAAAGACTCAAGGTATAGAAGAAATGTTGAAAAAACATCTGGAAGCTAATTTACCGTCTTATATGATTCCTTCAGATATTATACAGGTAGATGACTTCCCATTGCTGGATAACGGAAAGATAAACTTTAAAGAACTTCTTCAGTCTGTTACGAAAAATGATATTATAGTTCCGGCTAATGAAACAGAAGAGGGACTTTTAAAAATTTGGAAAGAAATATTAGGAGAAGAAAAAGAAATCTCAACCACGAGCAATTTTCATAATATAGGAGGAAATTCTTTAGCTATTATGCGTCTTATTGGTAAGATTTATAAAGAGTATAATGTACGCTTTACTCTAAGCGAATTATTCAGTAACCTTACAATTATTCAGCAGGCACAACATATTAAAGCTTCAGGAAAAGATAATACTCTGGTTATTCAGAAAGCAGAGCCGAAAGACAGCTATAAGCTTTCGGCAGCGCAGGAAAGGATTTATTATAATTATGAGCTTAACAAGCAAAGCACAGCCTTTAACCTTCCTATGATCTGGAAAATAGAGGGTGATTTCAACGAAGAAAAACTTAATGAATCTATTAATAATTTAATTGAAAGACATGAAAGTTTAAGAACGGAATTCAGATTTGTAGAAGGAGAAATTCGTCAGATGATTAAAGATAAAGTTGATTTTAGTGTTGAAATCATTCATGCTGATGAAAATATTGATAAAGCAATAACAGCTTTTATCAGACCATTTGTTCTTGATGCTGCACCTCTTTTCAGATGCGGAATTGTTTACAGTAATAATGAAACATATATTATTGTTGATCTTTATCATATTATTTGTGACGGGATGTCTCAGAATAATTTATTTTCAGACTTAATGAAGCTGTACAATAATGAGCAGTTGCCGTTATTACCTTTGCAGTACAAAGATTATTCTGAGTGGGAACATGCATTCAGACATACAAATGACTACATTTCACACAGGGAGTTCTGGTTAAAAATGTTTGAAGGAAATATTCCGGATTCTAAATTCCCGGTTTCAGATGAAAATATTGATCATTCCATAGATTCAGGAGGAACAGCAACTTTTAAAATAGATATCAGAACAATTAAAAAGGTTACGGAAAGTTTAAAAACAGAAGAAATTACAACCTTTTCATCTTTATTCTCTATGTTTTTCTTATACCTATCTCAATTTACAGGTCAGGAAGATATTGTAATAGGAATCAACAGCTCGGGAAGGCTGCAGGATGAGCTGGAAGATGTTGTAGGAATGTTCACCAAAACGCTTCCGGTAAGATATCATCTGAACGAAAATATGACATTCAGCGATTTTGCAAAAGAAGTTCATAAAGTTCTTGTTCAGGCTCACAGCTCACAGATTTATGATCTTGCGGATATTGTAAAGGAGATTAATAATAACAGAAATATTGCTGTGAAACAGTTATTTGACGTAATGTTTGTTTTCCAAAACTTTGAAGCTAAAAAAGTGGATCTGCAAGACATTCAGTTATCTGCTTATGAGTTTGAAAATAAAACGTACAAATACCCTATTACCTTATTTGCAAGCGAAGGAGATGATGCCATGTATTTCAGAATGGAATATTCGGCTCTGCATTTTACGGCAGCCGATATAGAGATTATTATCAGCCAGTTCCGTGATCTTATTATTAAGATATCAGATAATATGGATAAGAATCTGATAGATTATTTTGATAATGAGCTGATTGTCTCATCATTGGATACAGATGAAATCAATTTCAATTTTTAA